One Kitasatospora sp. NBC_01266 genomic window carries:
- a CDS encoding pyridoxamine 5'-phosphate oxidase family protein: MSDTSSNQERYARTPRTTPTRYKDRASWERAEIHAILDTAWICHLGFVADGAPVVLPTIFARVDDRLYLHGSTGSRPLRAAGDPAGLPVCVTVTQLDALVLTKSAFNHSVNFRSVVAHGIAEQVTDPAELTLALDALVDQAIPGRSADVRAANPKELAKTAVIRLVLDEVSAKSRDDDAQDDPEDEELPYWSGIVPVSAVYGEPRPHPGTMRELPSYLRDFQPGGAPC, encoded by the coding sequence ATGTCGGACACGAGCAGCAACCAGGAGCGCTACGCCCGCACCCCGCGCACCACGCCCACCCGCTACAAGGACCGGGCGAGCTGGGAGCGGGCCGAGATCCACGCGATCCTCGACACCGCCTGGATCTGCCACCTGGGCTTCGTCGCGGACGGCGCCCCGGTGGTGCTGCCGACGATCTTCGCCCGGGTCGACGACCGGCTCTACCTGCACGGCTCCACCGGCAGCCGCCCGCTGCGGGCGGCCGGCGACCCGGCGGGCCTGCCGGTCTGCGTGACGGTCACCCAGTTGGACGCCCTGGTGCTGACCAAGTCCGCGTTCAACCACTCCGTCAACTTCCGCTCGGTGGTCGCACACGGCATCGCCGAGCAGGTCACCGACCCGGCCGAGCTGACACTGGCGCTGGACGCGCTGGTCGACCAGGCGATCCCGGGGCGCTCGGCGGACGTCCGGGCGGCCAACCCGAAGGAGCTGGCCAAGACGGCGGTGATCCGGCTGGTGCTCGACGAGGTCTCGGCCAAGTCCCGCGACGACGACGCGCAGGACGACCCCGAGGACGAGGAGCTGCCCTACTGGTCCGGCATCGTGCCGGTGTCGGCCGTCTACGGCGAACCCCGGCCGCACCCGGGCACCATGCGCGAACTTCCCTCGTACCTGCGGGACTTCCAGCCGGGCGGTGCGCCGTGCTGA
- a CDS encoding FMN-binding negative transcriptional regulator has translation MLIRNWDKGTEGEWRAFLAERDFGLLAANGSGDGGPVLVPTHFVLDPDRGEILLHLAAPNPLFAAITANPRVTLAVTDDYTFVPGTWRATQVPTSHYASVQFDCLAQAVDSAAGKAEILNRQLAHFQPQTPEARVVPGSEPFGPHLSGIRGLRLTVRQVRAKFKYDDKLPVDQQAALAERLADRAGPGDAGARAQLLRRNARRGGAPTGTCPADHE, from the coding sequence GTGCTGATCCGCAACTGGGACAAGGGCACCGAAGGCGAGTGGCGCGCGTTCCTGGCGGAGCGGGACTTCGGGCTACTGGCGGCCAACGGGAGCGGCGACGGCGGGCCGGTCCTGGTCCCCACGCACTTCGTGCTCGACCCGGACCGGGGCGAGATCCTGCTCCACCTGGCCGCGCCCAACCCGCTCTTCGCGGCGATCACGGCCAACCCCCGGGTGACCCTCGCGGTGACCGACGACTACACCTTCGTCCCCGGTACCTGGCGCGCCACCCAGGTGCCGACCAGCCACTACGCCTCGGTGCAGTTCGACTGCCTGGCGCAGGCGGTGGACAGCGCGGCCGGCAAGGCCGAGATCCTCAACCGGCAGCTCGCGCACTTCCAGCCGCAGACCCCCGAGGCCCGCGTCGTCCCCGGCAGCGAGCCCTTCGGGCCGCACCTGTCGGGCATCCGCGGGCTGCGGCTGACGGTGCGCCAGGTGCGGGCGAAGTTCAAGTACGACGACAAGCTGCCGGTCGATCAGCAGGCCGCGCTGGCCGAGCGGCTGGCCGACCGGGCCGGGCCGGGCGACGCGGGGGCCCGGGCGCAGTTGCTGCGGCGCAACGCGCGGCGCGGCGGCGCGCCGACCGGAACCTGCCCGGCGGACCACGAATAG
- a CDS encoding dienelactone hydrolase family protein, producing MAEPPSGAQNTTFPSNGGQAHGYLALPPEGRGPGLVVVQEWWGLTTHMTSMVDRFAAEGFLTLAPDLYGGATTHDREEAALLLKQLPVDQAVRDLRGAVDFLLGHPALIGDAVAVVGFCMGGAFALRLAAQEGDKVAAVVPFYGLPREPDYDYRGLTAHVLGHYAEHDHGLPVAQVDEAAIRIGEATDRRPEIHFYPAGHAFMNDENLNGTYDPLQARIAWRRTLSFLRGHLG from the coding sequence ATGGCCGAACCCCCCTCCGGGGCACAGAACACCACCTTTCCGAGCAACGGGGGCCAGGCGCACGGCTACCTCGCGCTACCGCCGGAGGGGCGTGGGCCAGGGCTGGTGGTGGTCCAGGAGTGGTGGGGCCTGACCACGCACATGACCTCGATGGTCGACCGGTTCGCCGCCGAGGGCTTCCTGACGCTGGCGCCCGACCTGTACGGCGGCGCCACCACGCACGACCGCGAGGAGGCCGCCCTGCTGCTCAAGCAGCTGCCGGTGGATCAGGCGGTGCGGGACCTGCGCGGCGCCGTCGACTTCCTGCTCGGCCACCCGGCGCTGATCGGGGACGCGGTCGCGGTGGTCGGCTTCTGCATGGGCGGCGCCTTCGCGCTGCGGCTGGCCGCGCAGGAGGGCGACAAGGTGGCGGCCGTGGTCCCGTTCTACGGGCTGCCGCGCGAACCCGACTACGACTACCGGGGACTGACCGCCCATGTGCTGGGCCACTACGCGGAGCACGACCACGGGCTGCCCGTGGCCCAGGTGGACGAGGCGGCGATCCGGATCGGCGAGGCCACCGACCGCCGTCCCGAGATCCACTTCTATCCGGCCGGACACGCGTTCATGAACGACGAGAACCTGAACGGCACCTACGACCCGCTGCAGGCCCGGATCGCCTGGCGGCGCACTCTCAGCTTCCTGCGCGGGCACCTGGGGTGA
- a CDS encoding aminotransferase class I/II-fold pyridoxal phosphate-dependent enzyme has product MLGDYRIQGRRATEIAADVERAVGAGELEPGQALPPLRELAEELGVNPNTVAAAYRLLRDRGVIETAGRRGSRIRPRPVTTYRDQVRLDVPSGARNLAAGNPDPRLLPPLAPALAVAAAAADRAPVLYGHPATEPALIELAAAGFRADGVPEGALAVTNGALDAIDRVLATQLRPGDAVAIEDPGWRSLLDLLPAHGLRTLPVALDDQGPRPASLAAALAAGARALIVTSRAQNPTGAAVTATRAAELRTVLAGHPDVLLLEDDHGHGITELPFATLTCAADRRPVVARWVVVRSAAKAYGPDLRLAVLTGDQATVDRLRGRQRLDTGWVSHLLQRATAELWRSHGARPSGVAEAYAARRGALLVALAARGITGHGASGVNVWVPVPEETGAVVGLLQRGWVVAPGTGFRVQSPPGLRITVSDLDPDEAPRLAGDLAAVLGASTTGARQI; this is encoded by the coding sequence GTGCTAGGAGACTATCGGATTCAGGGCCGGCGCGCCACGGAGATCGCCGCCGACGTCGAACGTGCTGTCGGCGCGGGGGAGTTGGAGCCAGGCCAGGCGCTGCCACCGCTGCGTGAACTGGCCGAGGAGCTCGGCGTCAACCCGAACACCGTGGCCGCCGCCTATCGCCTGCTGCGCGATCGCGGGGTGATCGAGACCGCCGGGCGCCGCGGCAGCCGGATCCGCCCGCGCCCGGTCACCACCTACCGCGACCAGGTCCGGCTCGACGTCCCGTCGGGCGCCCGCAACCTCGCCGCCGGCAACCCTGACCCGCGCCTGCTGCCGCCGCTCGCCCCCGCCCTCGCGGTCGCCGCCGCGGCGGCCGACCGGGCCCCCGTGCTGTACGGGCATCCCGCCACCGAGCCCGCGCTGATCGAGCTCGCCGCGGCCGGCTTCCGGGCCGACGGGGTGCCCGAGGGCGCGCTCGCGGTCACCAACGGCGCACTGGACGCGATCGACCGGGTGCTGGCCACCCAGCTGCGCCCCGGCGACGCGGTCGCCATCGAGGACCCGGGCTGGCGCAGCCTGCTCGACCTGCTGCCCGCCCACGGCCTGCGCACCCTGCCGGTCGCCCTGGACGACCAGGGTCCGCGCCCCGCATCGCTGGCCGCCGCACTCGCGGCCGGCGCCCGCGCGCTGATCGTCACCAGTCGGGCGCAGAACCCGACCGGCGCCGCGGTCACCGCCACCCGCGCCGCCGAGCTGCGCACCGTGCTGGCCGGGCATCCGGACGTCCTGCTGCTGGAGGACGACCACGGGCACGGCATCACCGAGCTGCCGTTCGCCACCCTGACCTGCGCCGCCGACCGCCGGCCCGTGGTCGCCCGCTGGGTGGTGGTCCGCTCCGCCGCCAAGGCCTACGGCCCCGACCTGCGGCTGGCGGTGCTGACCGGGGACCAGGCCACCGTCGACCGGCTGCGCGGCCGGCAGCGGCTGGACACCGGCTGGGTCAGCCATCTGCTGCAGCGCGCCACCGCCGAGCTCTGGCGCAGCCACGGCGCCCGCCCGTCCGGCGTCGCCGAGGCCTACGCCGCCCGCCGGGGGGCGCTGCTGGTGGCGCTGGCCGCGCGCGGGATCACCGGCCACGGGGCGAGCGGGGTGAACGTCTGGGTGCCGGTGCCGGAGGAGACCGGCGCCGTGGTCGGCCTGCTGCAGCGCGGGTGGGTGGTCGCCCCGGGGACGGGATTCCGGGTGCAGTCCCCGCCCGGGCTGCGGATCACCGTCTCGGACCTGGACCCGGACGAGGCGCCGCGGCTGGCCGGGGACCTGGCGGCCGTCCTCGGTGCCTCGACGACGGGGGCGCGGCAGATCTGA
- a CDS encoding sugar porter family MFS transporter — MSRTVPAQPAAKNAPLGRVVFISAAAAMGGFLFGYDSAVINGAVTGIQKHFHVGSGETAFVVAIALLGSAAGAVAAGWLADHLGRVRTMWLAALLFAISGVGSMFPPSIQVLALWRVLGGIAIGIASVIAPTYIAEVAPTAYRGRLASFQQMAIVLGITVSQLVNYALNQAAGGESTNHLAGIQAWQWMLGAETVPALVYGVMTLRIPESPRHLIATGREAEARTVLREVEGPAVDLDARVTEIRTVLHSAHKPRLPDLLGGRFGLLPIVWVGIGASVFQQFVGINVIFYYSSVLWQSVGINESNSLLISISTSIVNVIGTVIAMLLVDRIGRKPLALAGSVGMALSLGTAAWAFSYRTGTGTTATLPSLQGTVALVAAHVFVLCFAFSWGVVVWVLLGEMFPNKIRALALSVAASAQWLANWAITVSFPDLADWNLSATYVIYACFALLSIPFVAFCIKETRGKALEEMG, encoded by the coding sequence CTGTCCAGGACCGTACCGGCGCAGCCCGCCGCCAAGAACGCCCCCCTGGGCCGCGTCGTCTTCATTTCGGCGGCGGCGGCCATGGGCGGCTTCCTCTTCGGCTACGACAGCGCCGTCATCAACGGCGCCGTCACCGGCATCCAGAAGCACTTCCACGTGGGCAGCGGTGAGACCGCCTTCGTGGTGGCGATCGCGCTGCTCGGCTCGGCGGCCGGTGCGGTGGCGGCGGGCTGGCTGGCCGACCACCTGGGCCGGGTGCGGACCATGTGGCTGGCTGCGCTGCTCTTCGCGATCAGCGGGGTGGGCTCGATGTTCCCGCCCAGCATCCAGGTGCTCGCGCTGTGGCGGGTGCTCGGCGGCATCGCGATCGGCATCGCCTCGGTGATCGCGCCCACCTACATCGCCGAGGTGGCCCCGACCGCCTACCGGGGCCGGCTGGCCTCGTTCCAGCAGATGGCGATCGTGCTCGGCATCACCGTCTCGCAGCTCGTCAACTACGCGCTCAACCAGGCCGCGGGCGGCGAGTCGACCAACCACCTGGCCGGGATCCAGGCGTGGCAGTGGATGCTCGGGGCGGAGACGGTGCCGGCCCTGGTCTACGGGGTGATGACGCTGCGCATCCCGGAGTCGCCGCGCCACCTGATCGCCACCGGCCGCGAAGCCGAGGCCCGCACGGTGCTGCGCGAGGTGGAAGGCCCGGCGGTCGACCTGGACGCCCGGGTGACGGAGATCCGCACCGTGCTGCACAGCGCCCACAAGCCGCGGCTGCCCGACCTGCTGGGCGGCCGGTTCGGCCTGCTGCCGATCGTCTGGGTCGGCATCGGCGCCTCGGTCTTCCAGCAGTTCGTCGGCATCAACGTGATCTTCTACTACTCCTCGGTGCTCTGGCAGTCCGTCGGCATCAACGAGAGCAACTCGCTGCTGATCAGCATCTCCACCTCGATCGTCAACGTGATCGGCACGGTGATCGCGATGCTGCTGGTGGACCGGATCGGCCGCAAGCCGCTGGCGCTGGCCGGCTCGGTCGGCATGGCGCTCTCGCTGGGCACCGCCGCCTGGGCCTTCTCCTACCGCACCGGTACCGGCACCACCGCCACCCTGCCCAGCCTGCAGGGCACCGTCGCGCTGGTCGCGGCGCACGTCTTCGTGCTCTGCTTCGCGTTCTCCTGGGGCGTGGTGGTCTGGGTGCTGCTCGGCGAGATGTTCCCGAACAAGATCCGCGCGCTCGCGCTCTCGGTGGCGGCCTCCGCCCAGTGGCTCGCCAACTGGGCGATCACCGTCAGCTTCCCCGACCTGGCCGACTGGAACCTGTCCGCCACCTACGTCATCTACGCCTGCTTCGCGCTGCTCTCGATCCCGTTCGTGGCCTTCTGCATCAAGGAGACCCGGGGCAAGGCGCTGGAGGAGATGGGGTAG